Genomic window (Paraglaciecola psychrophila 170):
TGGATAACCCTGCCACAGGAGATCAATTTGAACAGGTTGATAAGAGAAAAGTTTACGGTGGACACTTAAGTTATACCGCATTTGTAAACTGGCAAGGATTACCTGTTTCAAATGAGTTTGGTGCGCAAATAAGAGTCGATGATATTGACGAGGTTGGATTATTCCAGACACAGAAAAGGCAGCGATTAGGCGTAATTAGAAACGACACAGTTAATGAAAGTAGCGCAGGATTTTATTGGCAAAATAATATTATTTGGAGCGATGCCATTAAAACCATTGTTAGTGCTCGCTATGACTATTTTGATTTTGATGTAAAGAGTAATATTAATACAAACATTAATGGTGTTAACTTAAGCGTAAACAATGGCACGGAAGACGCCGGTAATGTGGCTCTAAAGGCTAATTTAATTTACACTTTTAATGATGATTGGGAGGCTTACGTTTCGGCCGGGCAAGGGTTCCATTCAAATGATGCTAGAGGCACAATCGTTCAGGTAGATCCTAATTCTGGAGGGGCTATTCAGCCTGTAGATCCTATTGTTGATTCATACGGTTACGAACTAGGCTTGCGTGCAAATTTATTCGATAAGCTTAATGCATCACTGTCGATTTGGCAGCTTAATCTAGACAGTGAACTACTGTTTGTTGGTGACGCTGGTAACACTGAACCCAGTGATTCTTCGTCTCGCTATGGTGTTGAGTTAACCGGTTATTATAGTGTGACCGACTCATTAACTTTTGATTTGGAATATGCCTACACCGATGCCGAGTTTGACAAATTACCGAGTAACGCCAATCAAATTCCAGGAGCGCTTGAACACGTGCTGCAAGCAGGTGTAAGTTATCAGCCTCAGCAAGGCTGGTTTGCCAATGCAAGACTGCGCTATTTCTCTGAACGCCCTCTAATTGAAGACGGCAGCGTAACATCGGACGATTCACAAATAATGAACCTTAATGTTGGATATAAGTTTACTCAACTTACCTTAAAGCTCGATATTTTGAATGCCCTTGATAGTAACGACCATGATATTGACTATTATTACGCCAGCCGAATAGCTAATGAGCCACAAGGAAGTGCGACTGAAGATTTGCATTATCACGTACTTGAACCAAGGACAGTTCGATTGTCTGCCGTATATAAGTTTTAATGCGTTGGCTCTAAACAACTATAAAAAGCCCAAGGCTGTTCAGATAAATGAGTCTTGGTGTTATGGCATAATGTTTATAAAGACACTTTGCTCACCCCAAAGTTCATGCTGGACGAAACGTTAAGCCAAGATGAGTTGATATCTCTGAATGAAACCATCGAGATTTAACGCAAGAGGCTGTATGACATTAGCTGGTTAATGCGTAATCTCAATGAATACATTGCCAGAGAAGCCAACAAAGAAGATAACTGCAGTGGCAGTTTTTATTCGCTGCCATCCCTGGCGCTCACTCTTCGGGCCAGCTGTAGCTGTTCAAATTTTTCCGTAAAAATTTGTGGGAAGGACGGTTTAAATCCCAAGCGTTACTGGATGAATCAGCTGTTTTAGCTTGTATGGCTTATGTAGACCTAAACCCTATTCGCGCCAAAATGGCCAAAATGGCCAAAACCCTAGAAACCTCAGACCATGCCAGTATTCAATATCGTATCAATGCTGCTAAAAAAGCACAGCAACCTGATAACCTATTACCATTTGTAGGTAATCCGAGGCAAGATATGCCTAAGGGTATTGCCTACAGCTTCAAAGATTACTGTGAATTAATCGACACCACAGGCAAGAGCATTCGAGAAGACAAACGCGGTTATATCGAAGAGAAAAGCCCGGTACTGGAAAGACTAGGTGTAGACTCAGAACAGTGGCTGATTTTGACTGCAGAGTTTGAACAACACTTTAATACAGCGGTAGGTAGCGAACACCTGATGCGCCCATTTGGTATTCATACTCAACACCAAAGAATACCAGACATAAGTAAAGCGAAAACGTTGTTAAAACACACCTAAGTCAACCATTTGAAAGTTTAACAATATCAATCGTAGTGATTGAGATAACGACGTGCTCTCAATTCTAGAAAACTGTATTCCCAGACTGTATTCAAACGAATTTATCTAAAAACAGATATTTTGATATCTCCCATTTTTTTGTTTCCCATAATTCGATAAATTTAACCTTGTTGGTCGAGTGTATTATTGGTAATTTATTGAGGTGAGTGTCGGCATACTTGATTACTATTGAACTAATGACAACAAAAATATGTCCGCTATACGTAATTTATCCTAACCTTAGTCACATTTGACTAGCCTACGGTTATTACCTATGACGAATCCAATAGTCTAGGCATGTATTCTTAGTGCGTTATTCATTGTTTTTATAAGCGACAATTCTATTACGGCCTTGATTTTTTGCCTGATAGAGTGCCTTGTCAACTTGATACAGCGATTCCATATTCGAGTTTGTATTAGGATCCACTTTAGATACGCCAAAACTTGCAGTAAGCTTTCCTATATTAGCAAAAGAGAACGCGTTAATAGCAGTGTGTATTTTCTTGGCAAGATTAATAGCATTTTCTAAGGATGTTTCGGGTAACAGAATTATAAACTCTTCCCCGCCCCATCGGGATAAAAGGTCAGTTACCCTAATATTTTTTTGTAATAATATTAAAAATTCTTGGAGTACGGTATCACCCATTTGGTGTCCGTATTCATCATTAATCCGTTTAAAAAGATCGATGTCGATCATGATTAAGCATAATTTTTGGTTATTTCGTTTGATTTTTTGGCGTTCAATTTCGAAGTTATCATCAAGGTATCGTCTATTTCGTAACCCAGTGAGTTGGTCAATAACAGACAGTTTTTCTAACTCTATGAGATGGATCTTTTCTTTTTCTCTTATCTCTTGAATTGTCTTATAGGCTGAGTGTGCTGATACTTCAAAAAAAATAGGTGGCGTACACGATAGCGAAAGAGGCAATTGTAAAATCTTACAAACCCTTTTAAGTTCTAAAATCCATAGTCCCATTCACCTAATCCTAGGTAAGCCATGGGTAATATTATTAAGTAAAAAAGAACCACCATTATCATGCCATTGCGTGTTCCCAATATAGGAATAACAAATAATGGATAACAAAGCGTCCACACCAGAGCAAAGCTTTCATTTTTAGCGAAGTATGAAAAAATAACTAAGATAGTGAAGAGTAGGGTAGTGGAAAAATAGGCAGAAAAATTAAAATTTTTTTGACAATAAGTGAGTACAACGCTGGTGCTGTCGAGATGGCGAAGATGAAATTTACGAGGGGTAAAATGTAGTTTTCATGATCAAGGTTAATAAGCACAAATACGGCAAAAGTTAAGGTTGTAAAGACAAGTAAAGCAGTCGTGATTATTATGCGGCGATGCAAAAAAGGGTCTTCTTTTATCTCTGTATCTGTTACGAAACCAGCTTTGATACTTTTTAACATTTTTGGGCTAGTCCTTGTGCACGCCACAAAAAAACGAAAAAGTCATCGATAAACCTTTTGTAAATAGTTTAAACGATTCCAATTTGTTGTAAGTTTTCACGTACATTTTCAGTCCTAGCACATGATGAAATCAATGGTGCCTGAAATTCAAACAAGCAGTAGCATCTTCGTCAATGGAAGCAACGTTTTGAATAGTTTAGCCGAAACCTATATTACCAAAGGGGATATGGATTTTCTAAATTACGTTGGTTCACCAGTAAAGATCTCTTCAACGGTTAAATTAAACAACCTAGCGATTTTAACCGCTAAGGGTAAACTGGGTCTAACTTCCTTTATCGATGGTATTGGCGGTTTGTGGGATACGGCCAGTGCAGCGGGTAAATCCGCTTGGGTCCAGTCACGTTCAGCTCTAAGTACTTTTAAGCAGTTTTTCGTTGGTATTTCCTATTACCGACTAAAATACTGATGATGTATGTGATGCCCATGAGCATTATAAAGTGTCTGATTTCTGGTTCGAAAGTAATCAGTTTTATATCTTCCAGTTGTTCATAAGCTATACCAACCACCATACCTACCCCTGAGGTTATGCCATAGTATCCATAGTGATTTTGCGTTGCAATTCGTCAAGGTTTATTAAATTTTTGACGTTCACCATTATCATAGCTACACCCAAATCGAGATGAGTGAACAGGGCAGTAATCGAATAGGCTGGTTGATAATCCCTTTGTATTCTGCACAAAATAGCAGCGGAGCGGTGCTAACTAATCATGCCAAGGCCCATAACGCTAATTGTAAAATGTAAGTGTTTTTACGTTCTGAACAGATTTTTCATCAGGTTTAAAATCATTCATAAGTCAAACTCTCAAGTCTAAAAGTAAAATAAGCTTTAATTTTAAATCGAGTGCAACTTCACGTTGTTTTTTGCCAAGTGTATTTGACAAAAAACAACGTATACATGATATCTAAGAGAGCTTATTTTTAAAGTCTTCGTACTCAAACTTACGTACTACTTCAAAGCTACCGTCTTTGCGAATAATACCAATGGAGGGATGTTCAACACCATTAAAGAAGGTAGTTTTGACCATAGTGTAGTGCATCATATCTTCAAATATTACCCGTTCACCTATTTGTAATTCGTGATCAAAGCTGTATAAATCAATGGCATCACCGGCTAGACAAGAGTTGCCACCGAATCTATAGGTATAAGCTTTCTCACCTGCTTTGCCTGCCCCGCGCACATCAGGCCGATAGGGCATTTCTAATACATCTGGCATATGGGCTGTGGCTGAGATATCTAAGATGGCTATTTTGTCTTGGTTTTCTACTATATCCACCACCTCAGCAACTAAGGTACCCGTTTGCCAAGCCACCGCTGAACCGGGCTCAAGGATAACAGTAAGGTGAGGGTGGCGTGCTTTGAATGCTTTTAATGTGGCGATTAAGTGGGCAACATCATAACCTTCACGAGTCATAAGGTGGCCGCCGCCAAAGTTAATCCACTTAAGTTGGGGAAGCCACTGGCCAAATTTATGTTCTACTGCTTGGATCGTTCGCTCTGTTGCAAAGGAGTCAGATTCACATAAGTTATGGATATGAAAGCCATCGATATCGGTTAAATCAGCGCACTGTAAATCTTTTGCTTTAATACCCAAACGGGAACCTGGTGCGCTTGGGTCGTAAAGTTCCGTTTCAGCTTCTTGATGTTCTGGATTGACCCGCAAGCCAGCAGACACACCAGCACTGACAATTTGTTGTTTGAATCTTTGCCATTGGCCTAAACTATTAAACGAAATATGGTCGGCCAAGTTAACTAACTCGTCGATATCGACAGGTTTAAAGGCGGGTGAATAGGCATGAACTTGTTTGCCTATTTCTTCTTTTCCGAGTCTTGCCTCCCAGACTGCACTGGCAGTTGAACCTTGCAAATACTGCTTAACTAATCCAAAAGTCGACCACATTGAAAAGCCTTTCAGTGCCAAGATGATCTCTACACCACTTGCTTGCTGCACTTTTTGCATGAGTTTTAAGTTAGCTTCTAACTTAGCTTCTTCACACACATAACAGGGTGAAGGTATATTCGGGTTTAATATCGGATGAGTCATAAGTCGCGTATTTAAGTTAACTTGTATTGAGGTGGTTAAAAGATCTGTGCTGGTGGCTTGTAAACAAAGGGATAAAGACTTTGAAGAGGGCTTCAAAGTCTTTTAAATGTTTTAGCTACGAGCGCATTAGTGGCTATTTGTTAAACGGGCTGCTGTCACATTCGATCACATGCCAAGGTAAACCGTGAGTATTGAGCATCGCCATAAAGGGGTCTGGATCGAATTGTTCCATATTCCACACGCCAGCTTTTTTCCAGGTGCCGTTTAACATCAGTGCCGCGCCTATCATGGCTGGTACACCCGTCGTATAAGACACCGCTTGGGCACCTACTTCTTCGTGACACTTAGCGTGTTCACAATTATTGTAGATAAAGATGGTTTTTTCTTGGCCATCTTTTATGCCGGTTATGTAAGTACCGATACAGGTTTGACCGGTGTATCCGTCGGCCAATGAACCAGGATCAGGTAATACCGCTTTTAAAAACTCTAAAGGTACAATTTGCTGACCTTGAAAGTCGATAGGTGCGATGCTTGTCATGCCGATACCTTCAAGTACCTTAAGGTGGGTTAGATAAGCGTCACCAAAGGTCATCCAAAAACGAGCTCGTTTAAGGGTAGGAAAATGTTTAACCAGTGATTCTAATTCTTCGTGGAACATCAAATAAGAGGCACGCACCCCAATATTTTGATAGTCCAAATCTTCCCGTACGCTCAACGGATCAGTTTCTTTCCATTCACCGTTTTCATAGAAACGTCCACGCTGGGTGATTTCGCGAATATTAATTTCTGGATTGAAGTTAGTCGCAAAGGCTTGACCGTGATCACCGCCATTACAATCAACTATGTCTAAATAATGAATTTCATCAAAATAATGCTTAGCTGCATAAGCCGTGTAAACATTGGTTACGCCGGGATCAAAACCGCTTCCCAATAACGCCATCAAGCCCGCTTTTTGAAATTTCTCTTGGTACGCCCATTGCCACGAATATTCAAATTTGGCGACATCTTTGGGTTCATAATTAGCCGTGTCCATATAATCTACGCCCGTTTCTAAACAGGCATCCATGATGGCTAAGTCTTGGTAAGGCAGCGCTAGGTTTACCACCAAATCAGGTTTGACTTGGTTGATGACTGCAACCACTTCACTGGCATGATCTGCATCAACCGCAAATACGCCTTTGACTCGGTCTACACCGACTTCTTTTTGTAGTGCTTCACATTTTGAAACTGTGCGACTTGCTAGGTATATTTCATCAAACAATTCAGGCAAACGAGCACATTTTTTTATGGTCACAGCGGCAACGCCGCCAGCGCCAATGATTAGAACGCGAGACATAGTGAGTTCCTAATAATCTAAATTACATATAAAAGTTGAATGCTAGCAGTAATTTATTGTGGTGCAAGTTGAATATTCAAAAACGCAGCTGAGTTTGCTTATTCCCGAGTTAGATTTTGAAATCAATTGGTGCATATTTCAACTGATACCAGCCCAAGTGACTTAAGAACTGTTTGTTTTCTTTGTTTGATGTCACCTGATGCTAGAATATATTTTATACCATACTCTTTAAGGTACTTAAGGTTAAACGCTTGAAATTCCTGACGATTAGCATCGCCCGAACGCTCCCATGTATCGTCGTATGGGATATCATCATCACATAGCACTACCAAATCGTAGCGTTGCCAGCACTGTGTTGCTAGCCGCTCTAATTCGGGCAATGCTGTTTGGTGGTAATGCATAGCAAAGTGCCAAGTGGTGAAAGCGTTAGTATCACAGAATAGAAATTTGTTAGCCCTCGAAGCTGATTGATTTTCCCAAAGGTTTTGAGTTTGCGCAATATGCAATAGCTGCTCTGGCGACAGTCTTCGGTCGATTTGATGCTGTAACCAATAGTCGCGACCATATTCAGGCACTGTTATGCTGTTTAACTTATCGGCCAATGCTTCACTCAAGGTAGTTTTACCAGTAGAAGGGCCACCTAAAAAGACAATCTTTTTGATCACGAATTGTGTTGTCCTTTATTCGAGTTATTGGGATTAGAGACTGAGTATTTATACCACTGCCATTGACCGACAATAGCCATTACCAAAAAACAGGCGTACAAAGCTGAAGTTGGGAATAAGCCTTTTTGCCAATATATTGCAATCGCTACAACGTCTACGACAATCCATACCATCCAGTTCAATAATTTTTTATGTGACAGTAACCATTGTGCTGCCAAGCTAGCACAAGTGGTAAAGGCATCAGGGTAGGGGAAGCTAGCATCGGTGTATTGATTCATTATCGTACCGAGTAAACAAGTGCTCGTAATAATAGCGATAATCCATAAAACATATTCCTTAGTCGTCCCTTGGTTTACTATCACGTGTCCGGTTGAGTCTTGAGCGTTTTTCCACAGCATCCAACCATAAACTTGAAAACCAATATAAAATAGGTGTAACGCCATATCCGAATACAGTTTCACATCATAAAAAATCCAAGCATAAATACTGACCTGCACAAAGCCAAAAGCAAAACACCAGATGCTACGTTTTATGATTAGGTAAACACAGAGAAAGCCAGATACTGTTGCCACCCATTCTTGCGGTGATGCACCTGCGAAGCCCTGTAGCCAGTTAAGCCAGTCCATAAAAACCTGAAAAAATGTTGGAAGTTATCACCAGATTAACTAGCAATGGCTTCTCTTTGTGCAAGGAGAACTAGATTTGTATAAATAAAAAACATCAATGTAAGGTTGCTTTCTAATAGGGGAGCTTAATAACACACAATTTACAGTATCTTTGATGAGTAAAGCAATGATGACTTACCTAGCCCCCTGCAAACCACCAGTATGCAGGGCTAATATACGACTATTTTGGGGAAAGTAACCATTGTTAATCAGGTCTCGCAATGCAAAAAATAATTTTCCGCTATAAACCGGCTCTATCTTTATTTCAGTTTGTTGATAAAAATCGTCACAAAATTCCTTAAGTTCATGATTGGACTTCGCGTAACCACCAAAATGATAATTGTGATTGATTTGCCAGTTTTTGTTGTTGTCATCCTCAACTAGTAGATCCCTAACGAGTTGTTCTAGGTAGCCTTCACCTTTTAATACGCCAATACCTAAAATTTGACAACTATGATGTTTTACATTTTGGGTTGCGCCTTTTATTAATCCAGCAAGGGTACCGCCACTAGCTACTGGAGCCAAAATATAATCATATTGAACTTGCAGTTCTTGAATTATTTCTTCTACACCTTGAAGCGCTTGTTGCTGCGATCCGCCCTCTGGAATAATCAAAGCATCGGGATATAGTTGTAGAAGCCTTTTCAGGTAATCAGGTTCGCCTCGTTGTTGGTAGGTTTTCCGGTCAACATATAGAATATTGGTTTTCCAACAGATTAAATCTTGCAACATAGGGCTAGGGTTGTGTGAATAATCTCCTCTGATAATGGCGGTGAATTGAATGTTGAGTTGGTGGCAGCAATAACCTAAAGCGTGCAGATGATTGGAAAACCCACCTCCAAAACTGATGATATGTTGTGTCTTGGCGGCAATCGCAGGCGTTAAAGCATGCTTTAGCTTGCGCCACTTATTGCCCGAGATGACAGGGTGCAGCAAATCATCCCGTTTGACCGCTAGAGTGATGCCGTATTTTGCTCCCCAATTAGGTTGAATAATGGATTCAGCTGAAGAGGTGGTTATTGTTAACTGTGATAATAAATTATTTTTATTCACGCTATTTTTGTTTTAACCTCGTTATTTAAATATCAGTTAGTTAATTAATGTAAAGGCATCACTATGAGCATCATTATAATCTGTTTATTTATCGTAACTGTAATGCCCATTCTCGCTAAAGCACCCTTGGCTTTGGCTATGAGTAAGGCTGGTGGCTATGATAATCGAAACCCACGAGAGCAACAAAAGTCTTTATCGGGTTTTGGCGCTAGAGCAAAAGCGGCTCACGAAAATTGTTTTGAAGCGTTAATCATGTTTACCCCTGGAGCACTAGCAGTGCTTGTTACAAATAATGCAGGGCAGTTAGCAGAATATTTTGCAATTGCATTTGTTGCCTCAAGGTTAGCTTATCTAGTTGCCTACTACTTTGATAAACATGTATTACGCAGCACATTTTGGAGTATTGGCTTTATCTCCTCACTGTCACTGGTTTGGTTGGCTATTCCTTAATTTATAGCTACCTATTAAGGCGTTCGGTTATTACTTGAAATACATAGTGCCATTGTATATTTCTAAGATTTTTTCAATGCTGTTTTAAAGTGATTTTTGATAGTGGTTGTTAGGTTTTTCATCATATTTACCTCGTTGAGTTAACGTGTGCTGTTTTCGATAGTGTAATGTTAAAACCTCATGTTAGATTGAGGTAAAGTGTTTTTTCTCTATATTTAATATACTTGTTTACTAAGAGGTGCGGGTGATGGAAGACGCTAATTTTTCAGTAGGTTATGTTGCCAAACGGACTGGGGTGAAGATTTTAACGCTGCATTTTTATGAACAAAAAGGATTGATTAAAAGTTGGCGCAATCAAGGTAACCAAAGACGGTATAAGCGAGATGTGTTACGCAGAATATCTGTCATAAAACCCGCGCAAAAGTTAGGGATCAGTTTGAGCAGTATCCATCAAACCTTCTTAGGTATGCCAGATGGTCGGACACCTGATAAAAAGGACTAGGCGCAATTGTCACAACGCTGGCAGCAGCGATTGGATCAGCAAATTCGTGGGTTGACCAAGCTTCGAGACTCACTCGATGTTTGTATTGGATGTGGTTGCTTATCTATAATCCAGATGATGAATTACAAGTGTCGGGTCCGGGTCTGGTTATTTTAGATAGAGACTGACTACGTTTCGCAATAACATCCTTTTGCATCCATAATAAGTATGGTGTTTTCAGCTGTGCTGCTATTTATTTGGGGTAGTAGCGCGTCGACTAACCCCGTGCCTTGTAAACACCCATACCCTTCTGAACAGGGCCCTAGGTATATCAGTTCTTTTAGTGCGCCCACTATGGCGACGGCTGGAGTCGATGGAACAAATTGAGAAAATTCTGGTAGTGTCTTTATATTAATATGAATATTGTGGAAACCGTTAGCATGCATATCATTA
Coding sequences:
- a CDS encoding MAPEG family protein; this encodes MSIIIICLFIVTVMPILAKAPLALAMSKAGGYDNRNPREQQKSLSGFGARAKAAHENCFEALIMFTPGALAVLVTNNAGQLAEYFAIAFVASRLAYLVAYYFDKHVLRSTFWSIGFISSLSLVWLAIP
- a CDS encoding TonB-dependent receptor codes for the protein MKRTNYVPFKLGKLCSAVLSCALLGAGSLFSFSALSESNNWNEPIEAVSIEKIEIQGKAASLIGEAISASEGVIGQQEILNRPMLRIGEILELVPGMVVTQHSGTGKANQYFLRGFNLDHGTDFATFIDYMPINMRTHGHGQGYTDLNFIIPETVQTITFKKGAYYGQIGDFSGAGSASFNTVNQPQTTQLSATIGEDNFQRYLLAGGIELDNEHINYAIEFNSNDGPWTNIDEDLDKTNIFLSYNSNHKSDDFKVTFMGYDNTWNSADQIPQRAVNAGIIDELGSLDTSLGGNSSRYSINAEWKNENINASGYLIDYDLNLWSNFTYFLDNPATGDQFEQVDKRKVYGGHLSYTAFVNWQGLPVSNEFGAQIRVDDIDEVGLFQTQKRQRLGVIRNDTVNESSAGFYWQNNIIWSDAIKTIVSARYDYFDFDVKSNINTNINGVNLSVNNGTEDAGNVALKANLIYTFNDDWEAYVSAGQGFHSNDARGTIVQVDPNSGGAIQPVDPIVDSYGYELGLRANLFDKLNASLSIWQLNLDSELLFVGDAGNTEPSDSSSRYGVELTGYYSVTDSLTFDLEYAYTDAEFDKLPSNANQIPGALEHVLQAGVSYQPQQGWFANARLRYFSERPLIEDGSVTSDDSQIMNLNVGYKFTQLTLKLDILNALDSNDHDIDYYYASRIANEPQGSATEDLHYHVLEPRTVRLSAVYKF
- a CDS encoding GGDEF domain-containing protein, whose product is MGLWILELKRVCKILQLPLSLSCTPPIFFEVSAHSAYKTIQEIREKEKIHLIELEKLSVIDQLTGLRNRRYLDDNFEIERQKIKRNNQKLCLIMIDIDLFKRINDEYGHQMGDTVLQEFLILLQKNIRVTDLLSRWGGEEFIILLPETSLENAINLAKKIHTAINAFSFANIGKLTASFGVSKVDPNTNSNMESLYQVDKALYQAKNQGRNRIVAYKNNE
- a CDS encoding MerR family transcriptional regulator codes for the protein MEDANFSVGYVAKRTGVKILTLHFYEQKGLIKSWRNQGNQRRYKRDVLRRISVIKPAQKLGISLSSIHQTFLGMPDGRTPDKKD
- a CDS encoding DUF6436 domain-containing protein — protein: MSVKWVVGIWYIACSAGLLSLSASQLNEFDPQSKLSMAITDIEFEQNFDKQLQKNHSSIGQSIIQFSDNNCFCETLAQPHITRLSNDMHANGFHNIHINIKTLPEFSQFVPSTPAVAIVGALKELIYLGPCSEGYGCLQGTGLVDALLPQINSSTAENTILIMDAKGCYCET
- the nspC gene encoding carboxynorspermidine decarboxylase, with amino-acid sequence MTHPILNPNIPSPCYVCEEAKLEANLKLMQKVQQASGVEIILALKGFSMWSTFGLVKQYLQGSTASAVWEARLGKEEIGKQVHAYSPAFKPVDIDELVNLADHISFNSLGQWQRFKQQIVSAGVSAGLRVNPEHQEAETELYDPSAPGSRLGIKAKDLQCADLTDIDGFHIHNLCESDSFATERTIQAVEHKFGQWLPQLKWINFGGGHLMTREGYDVAHLIATLKAFKARHPHLTVILEPGSAVAWQTGTLVAEVVDIVENQDKIAILDISATAHMPDVLEMPYRPDVRGAGKAGEKAYTYRFGGNSCLAGDAIDLYSFDHELQIGERVIFEDMMHYTMVKTTFFNGVEHPSIGIIRKDGSFEVVRKFEYEDFKNKLS
- a CDS encoding saccharopine dehydrogenase family protein, encoding MSRVLIIGAGGVAAVTIKKCARLPELFDEIYLASRTVSKCEALQKEVGVDRVKGVFAVDADHASEVVAVINQVKPDLVVNLALPYQDLAIMDACLETGVDYMDTANYEPKDVAKFEYSWQWAYQEKFQKAGLMALLGSGFDPGVTNVYTAYAAKHYFDEIHYLDIVDCNGGDHGQAFATNFNPEINIREITQRGRFYENGEWKETDPLSVREDLDYQNIGVRASYLMFHEELESLVKHFPTLKRARFWMTFGDAYLTHLKVLEGIGMTSIAPIDFQGQQIVPLEFLKAVLPDPGSLADGYTGQTCIGTYITGIKDGQEKTIFIYNNCEHAKCHEEVGAQAVSYTTGVPAMIGAALMLNGTWKKAGVWNMEQFDPDPFMAMLNTHGLPWHVIECDSSPFNK
- a CDS encoding 1-aminocyclopropane-1-carboxylate deaminase/D-cysteine desulfhydrase, translating into MNKNNLLSQLTITTSSAESIIQPNWGAKYGITLAVKRDDLLHPVISGNKWRKLKHALTPAIAAKTQHIISFGGGFSNHLHALGYCCHQLNIQFTAIIRGDYSHNPSPMLQDLICWKTNILYVDRKTYQQRGEPDYLKRLLQLYPDALIIPEGGSQQQALQGVEEIIQELQVQYDYILAPVASGGTLAGLIKGATQNVKHHSCQILGIGVLKGEGYLEQLVRDLLVEDDNNKNWQINHNYHFGGYAKSNHELKEFCDDFYQQTEIKIEPVYSGKLFFALRDLINNGYFPQNSRILALHTGGLQGAR
- a CDS encoding AAA family ATPase, with amino-acid sequence MIKKIVFLGGPSTGKTTLSEALADKLNSITVPEYGRDYWLQHQIDRRLSPEQLLHIAQTQNLWENQSASRANKFLFCDTNAFTTWHFAMHYHQTALPELERLATQCWQRYDLVVLCDDDIPYDDTWERSGDANRQEFQAFNLKYLKEYGIKYILASGDIKQRKQTVLKSLGLVSVEICTN
- the pnuC gene encoding nicotinamide riboside transporter PnuC; translation: MDWLNWLQGFAGASPQEWVATVSGFLCVYLIIKRSIWCFAFGFVQVSIYAWIFYDVKLYSDMALHLFYIGFQVYGWMLWKNAQDSTGHVIVNQGTTKEYVLWIIAIITSTCLLGTIMNQYTDASFPYPDAFTTCASLAAQWLLSHKKLLNWMVWIVVDVVAIAIYWQKGLFPTSALYACFLVMAIVGQWQWYKYSVSNPNNSNKGQHNS